One Trichoderma asperellum chromosome 5, complete sequence genomic region harbors:
- a CDS encoding uncharacterized protein (BUSCO:EOG092D3SWM) produces MSSRNKKVLLKVIILGDSGVGKTSLMNQYVNKKFSASYKATIGADFLTREVLVDDRQVTMQLWDTAGQERFQSLGVAFYRGADCCVLVYDVNNSKSFEALDSWRDEFLIQASPRDPPNFPFVVLGNKIDVEESKRVISTKRAMTFCQSKGDIPYFETSAKEAINIDQAFEVIARNALAQEESEEYSGDFDDPINIHIDNDRDGCAC; encoded by the exons ATGTCTTCGCGCAACAAGAAGGTCCTTCTCAAG GTCATCATCCTTGGAGATAGCGGTGTGGGCAAGACGAGTTTGATGAATCAATAT GTCAACAAGAAGTTCAGCGCAAGCTACAAGGCCACTATCGGCGCCGATTTCCTAACACGAGAGGTCTTGGTAGACGACCGACAAGTCACGATGCAG CTCTGGGACACTGCGGGACAGGAGCGGTTCCAGTCACTGGGCGTCGCGTTCTACAGAGGAGCCGACTGCTGCGTCCTCGTATACGATGTCAACAACTCCAAGAGCTTCGAGGCGCTGGACAGCTGGCGAGACGAGTTCCTGATCCAGGCCTCTCCGCGGGACCCTCCCAACTTCCCCTTT GTTGTTCTTGGAAACAAGATTGATGTGGAGGAGAGCAAGCGAGTG ATTTCGACCAAGCGAGCCATGACTTTCTGTCAATCCAAGGGCGACATCCCATACTTTGAGACTAGTGCAAAGGAGGCCATCAACATTGACCAGGCATTTGAGG TTATTGCTCGAAATGCCTTGGCTCAAGAAGAGTCTGAGGAATACAGTGGAGATTTCGATGATCCCATTAATATCCACATCGACAACGATCGTGACGGATGTGCCTGTTAA